The nucleotide window AACGTCATCAGGAGAAAGCAGCATCTTCACATCAGCGTCCGGGAAGTAGTAGCCGGCGAGGGTGTATAGGCGGGGAGACACAAGTATCTTTTCGGCCTTGTAGGCCACGGCGCATGACAGGACCTCATTCTCGGGCAACCAAGCTGAGTCCCACTCGTCCTTCAGGCTAAGGGCAGAGTAAACCACCGGAACCAAGAGAATACCCGAGAGGAGCAGAAAGACTAGGAACTTCCTCGGGATGCCCACGAACCTCCTTGCAACATCGATGAGAAAGGCAACGCCAAGGGATGTTAGGACGGCGAAAGCCGGAGAAAGAAAAGTCACAAAGCGGGTCTCCTTGTGGATCACCGTAAGTATACCAAAAAGTCCAACGGTAAGCCAAGAGATTAAGAACCATCCAATCCTATCCTTTTTCAGTGTCACGAATCCCACTGCCGAGAGAAGTGGCAGAACGAAGCCGATGTCTTTGATAAGCATTCTTAGGAAGTCCGAGGCTGAAATTGGCTTATCCATTGTGACAACTCTTGAGGCAACCTCGAAGGGTCTCAAGAAGCCGCCGTAGTGGAGGTGGCCAAGATAGAGCCAGGGGAAAAGCGTGAGGAGGAAAACCGCGAGACCAAGCCAAATTTCCCTTCTCCTAACCCAAGTCCAGTGCTCCGTGAGGTATAGGTAAGTGAAGATTACGCCCACGATCGTCAGGCCCGTGTATCTTGTCAGGACAGCTAGAGCAGCGAAGAAGAACGCCAGAACGGTTCTCCTCCAATCGCCGGCCGTGAAGAGCATGTAGAGGGAAAGGGTGTAGAAGAATGTGAACTCTGCGTGGACGAGGGCTCTAGTGGCCATCGTGAAGGCGAGCGGATTAAAGATGTAGAAGAGGGAGGCGGTGACGGCTTTCCACTTATCCCCAAGTAAGGCACTGGCCAGGAAATAAACGAGGACTGCCGTCAGGGAGTGGAAAAGCAGTGAAACTAGCCTAGCCACAGCCAGGTGGTGGCCGTAGGGAAGGAAATAGAGTATAAGGGAGAGGGTGTAGGGGTAAAGGGGAGGGCGGTACATCATGTAAACGCCCTGGTATGTGAAGCCCCTTCCCTCGGCTATACTCCGGGCGATGTCTATGTAGAGGGCCTCGTCGTAAGTGAGGGTCTTCCAGGGCGGGAACGTCAGCAGACCGGCCGTGAATGTTACGAGGAATAGGAAGGCCGGTATCAGCTTCTCCCTCCACATTCTCGACTCACCTCGGACAAGATTGCGAGAGCGAATATGGCGGGAACCTTAAAGGCGTCGAGGCCGCTCTCCACAGAGACGAGGAGAATTGAGAGGGATGAGACGCCAGTAACAGGATTCTTCACGGCCCTTCCAAGGGCAAAGCCAAGGAAAAAGCTCTCCAGAAGGCCGAAAATGCCGAAGTCGTAGACGGGCTGGCCAAATATCGTGTACGTGTACTCCCTCGCTTTCCCAAAAAAGCTGCCGACGAGCAGTCTTGGGTTGATAGAAGGGAGGAGCTCAAGCCTACCGATGGGCATCCCTAGTTCGAAGAGTCGCTCGTAGACGGAGTAAGTAAAGCCAATCCTGTAGAGGAGCTCCTCGAACAGAGAAAATCGCCAGATGCCGTAGGTCATAACGTTTATTACGTGCCTCACGAGGAATATGATGAGCAAAAGAAAGAGGGCCACCCCAAGAACCCTGCCCTCAACCTTCCCCTTCCTCAACACATAGGCCGCGAGAAGTAGAAGGGCGGAGCTTCTGAAGGTTGAGACGAGGGCGATGAGGAGACCGAGAATTAGAATCCTGGAGTCGGGCTTGTAGGAGAGGGCAAAGACCAAAAGATACGCGGAGGCTAAGTATGGAAGCTTCAAGAGCGAGTACCTAGTAGCTGGATCGAGGAGGGGAATGGCTCCCATAAGAGCTACAGGAAGGGGTAGGAGAAGAGCCGAAACCACCAGGATCTTCCACATTAACTCGGTCCTCCCTGTAAACCATTCAGGGTTCTTTTTAAGCCAGACAACGGCACCCAGAAAGGATACCGCAGGGAGAAAGCCAAGGGGCCCCACGAGCAAGGCAATTCCGAGAACTGGTATTACAAAAACCCAGGCGGGAACCTTTCTTCCGGCGAAATGGTAACCCAGGAACATGGAGAACGTGAAGGCAAGGGCGTAGAGGAGAGGACAGGGCTTAGGTGGAGGTAGCTGGTCAAAGTGGAGCTTAGAGATGATGGCGAGACTGATGTATGCTACCATCACCGCCCAGAGGATGTAGGCCCTATCCAAGGCGCTTCACCTTCACGTCCACGGTTATAAGACCCCTGAGTATTAGGCAGGAGCCAAGGAGGAACAGGGCGTAAACGGGTAGATCGAGTATCCCCGTCTCGACACCAACTATGCCGTAGGCGAGGGTGGAGTAGTAGATGGCCCTCGTGAAATAATCCTTGGCCCTACCCAAAACCTCGTAGTAGAAACCGAGGAGGAAGAGCTCGAGAGCACCGAGAAGCCCAAAGTCAAGGTAGATGCCACCGATAAGGGTCGCCGTTGTCGTGACGTCCCTGATGAGAAGGTACTTTGATATGAGCATCCTGGGGGAATACCCCCCGAGGAAGTATGACCTCACACCGGCCCACTGCAGGACACCGTGGTAGAAGCCGAAGGGAGAACAACGCCAAACTATGACGTCGAGAACGGACGTCGTGGCCACTACTCTCGTTAGGAGGTCGCCAAGCCCAATGTTCCGGAAGGAGTTCAGGAGGAGGAATAAGAGGGCTGCCAGGACACCCACGAGCAACGTCCTCCTATCCAGGCCCTTCTCCTCGTAATAGGCCGCTCCAAGGGCAATCAGGGAAACCAAGACCGGCGTCCGATAAGCGTAGAGGGAAACGACGAAGGGATATAGAAGGGCATACCTTCTACCCCTGAGGAACAGGTACACGCTCAAAGGCATTCCAAGAAAGTACGTGAGGGCCGTAAGCCTTGGATTCAGCTGAGTCCTGATTGAGGGATCCAGGAGAGGGACCTGACGGAGCATTAGAAGCTGGAGAAGAACTATTAAAAGAGAAAGCCAGAAGGCGCTCACTATGTAATCCTCTCTGACCGGGAGGGGCCTCTCACTCCATCTTATCCTCCCGCCGACGTGGAAGCCATAGATCATGGAGAGAGAGAAGATTGTAACCACGAGAATCGTCTTGGGTCGGGCCATACCCAAGGCCACGAAAATCATAAGGATTATTGGAATCAGGTGATGGAGCCTCACCTCGTCCTCACCTCAATAAGCTTAAGGGGGAGCGTTCTCTCCTCGGAGTTCACGTAAAGAATTCCGTAAAAGTAGACCCTGTGACCGGCGAGACCCTTCATCAGGAAGCGTATGGGAACCATGTTGGTGGATATCACCGCCCCACCTTCCCCAAGCTGGAGAATCGTCAGGGAGCCGTAGCTCTTGTAGTCGGCCATATACTTGAGGCGGCCGAGCTCGATCGATGTTACGTTACCTTCGATGTAGATGAGACCCGAAAACCTCTCAGAGTAGGCCTCCGTTAGATAACGGGAGAAGGCCTCCTCCGCCTCGCCCTCCGTGGGTGGAACCTCGTAAACGTATACCTTTCCCCTGGCAATTACCCTTATCTCCTTCGCCCTGAAGTCCTCCTTCGTGGCCTCTGGTCCCCCGAGGGTATAATCGGTGCCATTTATTATGACGACTATCGTGGAACCCCTGACGGCAAAGAGCTCCCCCCGGAGGATTCTCTCGTCTGGCGTCGTGAATTCTATCGTGACATTGAAGCCCTTCACGAGGAGGTTCATTGCTTCGTTCGCGGCCTCATATATCTCGCCACCCCTGTAGTGAACCGCGAGGGAATTTAGAAGCACCCCGAGGAGAGCCACGGTCAAGATTAGCGGGATGAAGCGGCGGATATTCATGACACCACCACCAGTGCTCGTGATTTGACAGATATAAAGGTTTCGAGCCGAGAAGGTTAAAAGTTCTCCTCTCTTATTGTAGAGGGGTGAGAAGATGAAGAGAGCGGTCGTGCTCTTCAGTGGCGGCCTTGATTCCACAGCCTGCCTCTACTGGGCGAAGAGGCATTACGAGGAAGTTATAATGCTCACCGCCAACTACGGGAGCAACGAGGAGAAAGCAACGAACAGAGTAGCTGAGTTCTTCTCCAAGGAACTTAACGTTCCGCTGAAAATAGTAAGGCTCGACTTCCTCGAGGAATTCTCGAAGCTCAAGGGAACGAGCCTTGTGGGGGGCGAGACGCCGAAGGTCACGGTGAAGGAGCTGGAGGACATCGAAAGGGCGAGAGAGACCGCAAAAAGCGTCTGGGTGCCGGCGAGGAACCTAGTGCTGATAAGCGTGGCGGCATCCTTTCTCGACGCTCTGGGTGGCGGGGATATAATCGTAGGCTTCAACGCCGAGGAAGGGCAGACTTTCTCGGACAACACACCCGAGTTCGTGGCTCGAGTGAACGAGGCCCTCAAATACGCGACCATGAACCCCGTAAGGGTCGTGGCTCCCCTCATAAACCTCGACAAGAGGGGCATAGCGAAGCTCCTAAAGGAGCTAAACGCGAAATACGAGTACTCAAACTCCTGCTACATGCCGCAAGGCTTCACAGAGGACGGAAAGCCAATACACTGCGGAAGATGCGAGAGCTGCGTGAGGAGACACCGCGGGCTAATGGATGGCATAGGAGAGGATAAAACGATATATCTTGTACCGCCAAAGTTATAAGTTCACGGGGTGAACCAGTTCACCGGGTGAACCCATTGTTCCTCCAAGGACCCTGCCACAGGAGGGAGGAGCTGTACGATAGGGAGGAGGAGCTCGAAGCAATAACCAAGGCTCTCAAGAACAATGCTTGGGTAGCAATTTTAGGGCCAAGAATGGCAGGGAAAACAAGCTTAGCTATTGTTTCAGCCAACATAACTGGCAAAAAAGTTGTATACGTGAACTTTAAAGGGGCCGAGAGCCTAAGGGATGCAACCGTTCGAATACTCAACGCACTTGGGGGTTCCAAGCTGATGGGGATTAAGCGAATTAAACTTGGTCCCATAGAAGTCGAGAGGGAAATTGAAAAGCCCTCCTTACTCCTTGAGGAAATTCTCTTGGGATTAAAAAAGAGTGTTGTTATATTTGATGAAATCCAAGACGTGAAGCAGGGAGTTAACAAGTTCTTAAACGTTCTCTCTATAGTCAGGAACACAAAGAGGGATGTAGAGTTCATATTTACCGGCTCCGCAATTGGATTGATGGATTCACTACTGAACCCAGATCCAAAAAATCCACTGTATGGGAGGAGCCCAATAAAGGTCGAAATAGGTCCGTGGGATATTCAAACAGCAATAAACTTCATTGAAAGTGGACTAAGCGAGTGTAGGGTGGAATACACGACAAAGGAAATTTCGGAAGTTGTTGAAGAACTTGGAACTCTGCCGGGATGGCTGAGCTTCTACGGACTAAGGAGGTGCACCGGAATGAGGCACAGAGAGGCCCTCGAAGATGCCATAGGGGAAGGAGTTAAGGTAGCGAGGGGAGAACTTGAGAACTTGCTAAGGAGCAGGCCGGAATGGGCAAGGAAAGCCTTAAGAGCAATGGCCTTTGGAGCAAAATGGAGTGAGCTTTTAAAGCTTGGTGCCTCGAAGTCCGGCCTTCACAACTTTCTTTCCGTGCTGAAGAAGCTTTACCTTGTATCAAAAAAGGGGAACCTATACGTCATAGCTGATCCCATTTACAGAAAAGCATGCCTTGAGCTTTAATCCCTAGCTTCCTTCCTAATAATTTCCTCGGGTCTTAAAACCGATATCCCGACTCTTTTCTCCAGGACGTTTATCATAACAATTATATCCGGTCTCTCAAGGTTTACAGGATTGCCATTTGCCGCCTTAATTATGCCTCCGAGCCTCCTCTCGAGAAACTTCTCCCCAATTTTTGCCCCCCTCACCTTAACCCTAACGGCAAAGCTCTTCCCTGGGGGCAGTTTTATCTCCCTAATCCTATCCTCAAGCTCGTCAAAGCTTACAAACTTGTCTATTGGAATAAAGCTTTGGAGGGCGAAGGTCTCGAAGCCCTTAATCCTCTCAATGGCCTCCTCCCGCGGAAGGGACGTCTCCCCCATCAGAACTCCCCTCCACCTCATTCTCCTGACCTTGGCGTTCAGGGCCCATTCCAGCTCGAGGGCCGCGTCGCCCTCCCTCCCCGGCGGGCAGGTGGCGAGGAAAAGCAAGGGCTTTCACCTCGCGGTCATTGCCAGAAAGTAGAAAAGCAACTTAGCGGCCGTTAAGGCAGTCACGTTGCCTATCTCGGTCCCCGCTACCTCCATTATATCAAAACCAACGATACTCTTCCTCTCCGTGAGCCATTCGAGAGCCTCCACGACATCCCAGAAGCGAAGACCACCGGCCTCTGGCGTCCCCGTCTCGGGAACCAAGGGAGCGTCGAAAACGTCTATGTCAACTGAAACATATATCGGCTCCGGCAAGGATAACACCAGGTCAACGAAGGCGTCGAAACTGTAATCCCTCGCATGCACCCACTCAACGTTATTCTCCCTCGCGAACTCGATCTCCTCCTTCGTCCCGCTCCTGACGCCGAAGATGGCGACCTCGACGCCGAGCTCCCTTATCCTCCTAGCCACGCAGGCGTGGTTGAAAAGGCTCCCCTCGTATTCGTTCCTGAGGTCGAGATGGGCATCGAAGACAACGTAGCTTCGGGGCCTGAGAACCCTAACGGGGGCGTAGGTCATGGAGTGCTCCCCGCCTAAGAAGATTGGGAGTGCACTCCCGTTTATCTCCCTTAGCTCCTCCACCGTCCTTGCAGCCCTCTCAAGGGTTCCCTCTACATCACCAGCCATCACAACCAGGTCACCAACGTCGGCAATTCGAAGTTGAGCGACATCAACATCGTAGTCGAGAACGTAGCTCTCAAGGTTCAGAGTCGCCTGCCTTATGAGAAGAGGGCCAAACCTCGCCCCCGGTTTATAGCTCGTCGTTCCGTCGAAGGGAAGGCCAAGGATTATGTAGTCCGCCTCTTCGGGATTCACGAGGGGGAGCTCCATGTCGAATGTTCTAAACGTGTAGAGGGGCTCCATGGCACCACCAAAGCTGATCCCGAAAAAGGATTTATAAAGATTCATCAAAGGAGCCCCTCGGCCTTCGCGGCCTCCTCTGGGTCCTCGTTGCGGTGAATGACCCTTATGAGGGCCCTTATCATGGGCTCCGGGTTCTTCCTCTGGAAAATGTTCCTGCCGACGACGGCTCCAGCTCCTCCGGCCTCGATAACCTCCCAGACTACCTTGAGGAAGTCCAGGGGATTCTCAGCCTTGGCTCCGCCACTCAGAAGAACGGGAACACCCGCAGCAGCATCGACTACCTTGGCGAACGTTTCCTTAGAGCCCGTCCAGTAGGTCTTTATCATGTCAGCACCACTTTCGGCGGCGGCTCTGGCCCCATACATGACGACGCGATAGTCCTCTTTCTTCCCATACTTCTCGTTGATGTAGGGGCCCCTTGGGTAAGCGAACTGAACCACTGGAAAGCCGAGGTCGTGAGCGTAGCTTGCTATCTCGGCAAACTGACGCATCATGACATCTTCCTGTGGGGAACCCCAGTAAACGGTGGCCGCTATCGCGTCAGCGCCGAGCTTAATGGCGTCCTCGACTAAGGCAAGCTGGCTCTGGAGGAGCTGCTCCTCCTTTGGCCTCAGGTTGGTCTTGCTCGTGAGCTTTATCATGAGCCCAGCGGTAGGCTTAACGGCATCGCCGGCGATCCTGGCTATGCCGGGGAGCATCATGACGCCGTCCACTCCAGCGCGCACAACCTTCCTGATGATCACCCTTGGGTTCACGTGCTCCCAGACCGGCTCGAAATCAGTTGGCCCGTGCTCGAAACCGTGGTCCATGGCAAATATCAGGGC belongs to Pyrococcus yayanosii CH1 and includes:
- a CDS encoding ArnT family glycosyltransferase, translated to MWREKLIPAFLFLVTFTAGLLTFPPWKTLTYDEALYIDIARSIAEGRGFTYQGVYMMYRPPLYPYTLSLILYFLPYGHHLAVARLVSLLFHSLTAVLVYFLASALLGDKWKAVTASLFYIFNPLAFTMATRALVHAEFTFFYTLSLYMLFTAGDWRRTVLAFFFAALAVLTRYTGLTIVGVIFTYLYLTEHWTWVRRREIWLGLAVFLLTLFPWLYLGHLHYGGFLRPFEVASRVVTMDKPISASDFLRMLIKDIGFVLPLLSAVGFVTLKKDRIGWFLISWLTVGLFGILTVIHKETRFVTFLSPAFAVLTSLGVAFLIDVARRFVGIPRKFLVFLLLSGILLVPVVYSALSLKDEWDSAWLPENEVLSCAVAYKAEKILVSPRLYTLAGYYFPDADVKMLLSPDDVQGAEYDLIIAKGIPVPEGYSRAPCPGPYMVFLKRSMSTSRP
- the queC gene encoding 7-cyano-7-deazaguanine synthase QueC; its protein translation is MKRAVVLFSGGLDSTACLYWAKRHYEEVIMLTANYGSNEEKATNRVAEFFSKELNVPLKIVRLDFLEEFSKLKGTSLVGGETPKVTVKELEDIERARETAKSVWVPARNLVLISVAASFLDALGGGDIIVGFNAEEGQTFSDNTPEFVARVNEALKYATMNPVRVVAPLINLDKRGIAKLLKELNAKYEYSNSCYMPQGFTEDGKPIHCGRCESCVRRHRGLMDGIGEDKTIYLVPPKL
- a CDS encoding AAA family ATPase, coding for MNPLFLQGPCHRREELYDREEELEAITKALKNNAWVAILGPRMAGKTSLAIVSANITGKKVVYVNFKGAESLRDATVRILNALGGSKLMGIKRIKLGPIEVEREIEKPSLLLEEILLGLKKSVVIFDEIQDVKQGVNKFLNVLSIVRNTKRDVEFIFTGSAIGLMDSLLNPDPKNPLYGRSPIKVEIGPWDIQTAINFIESGLSECRVEYTTKEISEVVEELGTLPGWLSFYGLRRCTGMRHREALEDAIGEGVKVARGELENLLRSRPEWARKALRAMAFGAKWSELLKLGASKSGLHNFLSVLKKLYLVSKKGNLYVIADPIYRKACLEL
- a CDS encoding THUMP domain-containing protein, with translation MLFLATCPPGREGDAALELEWALNAKVRRMRWRGVLMGETSLPREEAIERIKGFETFALQSFIPIDKFVSFDELEDRIREIKLPPGKSFAVRVKVRGAKIGEKFLERRLGGIIKAANGNPVNLERPDIIVMINVLEKRVGISVLRPEEIIRKEARD
- the speB gene encoding agmatinase; translation: MEPLYTFRTFDMELPLVNPEEADYIILGLPFDGTTSYKPGARFGPLLIRQATLNLESYVLDYDVDVAQLRIADVGDLVVMAGDVEGTLERAARTVEELREINGSALPIFLGGEHSMTYAPVRVLRPRSYVVFDAHLDLRNEYEGSLFNHACVARRIRELGVEVAIFGVRSGTKEEIEFARENNVEWVHARDYSFDAFVDLVLSLPEPIYVSVDIDVFDAPLVPETGTPEAGGLRFWDVVEALEWLTERKSIVGFDIMEVAGTEIGNVTALTAAKLLFYFLAMTAR
- the fba gene encoding class I fructose-bisphosphate aldolase, yielding MEPYQSIGIRRRLRRFFRRDGRALIFAMDHGFEHGPTDFEPVWEHVNPRVIIRKVVRAGVDGVMMLPGIARIAGDAVKPTAGLMIKLTSKTNLRPKEEQLLQSQLALVEDAIKLGADAIAATVYWGSPQEDVMMRQFAEIASYAHDLGFPVVQFAYPRGPYINEKYGKKEDYRVVMYGARAAAESGADMIKTYWTGSKETFAKVVDAAAGVPVLLSGGAKAENPLDFLKVVWEVIEAGGAGAVVGRNIFQRKNPEPMIRALIRVIHRNEDPEEAAKAEGLL